Proteins encoded together in one Salmo trutta chromosome 3, fSalTru1.1, whole genome shotgun sequence window:
- the LOC115163939 gene encoding probable histone-lysine N-methyltransferase PRDM7, producing the protein MDLCKKREWLERQKALNTYKRGRNLRDRPRITYTEEEDPKDDHYLYCEDCKSFFMEECELHGPAFFIPDIPVPLGAPDRARLTLPSGLEVRTSSIPEVGLGVFNQGNTVPAGAHYGPYEGEITDKDQAMESGYSWVVRGVCVI; encoded by the exons atgg ACCTGTGTAAGAAGAGAGAGTGGCTGGAAAGGCAGAAAGCACTGAACACATACAAGCGCGGTAGAAACCTGAGAGACAGACCAAGAATCACttacacagaggaggaggaccCCAAAGATGACCACTACCTCT actgtGAGGACTGCAAGTCTTTTTTCATGGAGGAGTGTGAGCTTCATGGTCCTGCCTTCTTCATCCCTGACATCCCTGTCCCCTTAGGAGCCCCTGATAGGGCCAGACTCACCCTGCCATCCGGCCTGGAGGTCAGGACATCCAGCATCCCTGAAGTAGGACTGGGTGTGTTCAACCAAGGAAACACTGTGCCTGCAGGAGCCCACTATGGCCCTTATGAAGGAGAGATCACAGACAAGGACCAGGCCATGGAGAGTGGATACTCCTGGGTggtgagaggagtgtgtgtgatataa